A window from Prosthecobacter sp. encodes these proteins:
- a CDS encoding cation transporter, with product MKLLTLLSLLAVAATVRAETTLTMTGVHNCCKGCANGIIKAAADFKDVTVTPEGKKVTIVSKKKSDAKKVAEAIIAAGYFGTIEGDESASKSASKPATASKPEAKLTKATVSGVHLCCQKCATAATDAVKSVAGVTKYEIVSKAESFTVEGEFAKADLVAALNSAGFAGDIK from the coding sequence ATGAAGCTCCTTACTCTGCTCTCCCTCCTTGCTGTGGCCGCCACTGTGCGTGCCGAAACCACTCTCACGATGACCGGCGTTCACAACTGCTGCAAAGGCTGTGCCAATGGCATCATCAAAGCTGCCGCTGATTTCAAAGACGTGACCGTCACGCCTGAAGGCAAGAAGGTGACGATCGTCTCGAAGAAGAAGTCCGACGCGAAGAAAGTCGCCGAGGCCATCATCGCCGCTGGTTACTTTGGCACCATCGAAGGCGACGAGTCGGCATCAAAGTCTGCGAGCAAGCCTGCAACAGCATCGAAGCCCGAAGCAAAACTCACCAAGGCCACGGTGTCCGGAGTGCATCTCTGCTGCCAGAAGTGCGCGACCGCCGCGACCGATGCTGTAAAATCAGTGGCAGGCGTCACGAAGTATGAGATCGTTTCCAAGGCTGAGTCTTTCACCGTCGAAGGTGAGTTCGCCAAGGCCGACCTCGTCGCCGCGCTGAACAGCGCCGGCTTCGCAGGCGACATCAAATAA
- a CDS encoding aldolase — protein sequence MKSFRLKRLFNAKSNRCFDVAVDHGFFNQAGFLQGIEDMRTVVKTLVEAAPDAIQLTLGMARHLQEMPGREKPSLVLRTDVANIYGKTLPENRRFSLMLEDCMLQAVRYDAACVCVNLFQIPGAPEVHAECVENILKLKPQADYYGMPMMVEPLVFQPNEKAGGYMVNGDETAITYLVRQAVELGADIIKADPTDDVSIYHKIIEAASGIPVLVRGGGRVSDREILERTQGLLQQGASGIVYGRNVIQHPNPKGITRALMAMVHDGASVDAALAMVE from the coding sequence ATGAAATCCTTCCGCCTCAAACGTCTCTTCAACGCCAAGTCCAACCGCTGCTTCGATGTGGCTGTCGATCACGGCTTCTTCAACCAAGCCGGTTTCCTGCAAGGCATCGAAGACATGCGCACGGTGGTGAAGACGCTCGTCGAGGCCGCGCCGGATGCGATTCAGCTCACCCTGGGCATGGCGCGGCATTTGCAGGAGATGCCGGGCCGCGAGAAGCCCAGCCTCGTGCTGCGCACCGATGTGGCGAACATTTATGGCAAGACGCTGCCGGAGAACCGCCGCTTCAGCCTCATGCTTGAGGACTGCATGCTCCAGGCCGTGCGTTACGACGCCGCCTGCGTGTGCGTGAACCTCTTCCAAATCCCCGGCGCTCCTGAAGTGCATGCCGAGTGCGTCGAAAACATCCTCAAACTCAAGCCTCAGGCCGATTACTACGGCATGCCCATGATGGTGGAGCCGCTGGTGTTCCAGCCGAACGAAAAAGCCGGCGGCTACATGGTCAACGGCGATGAAACCGCCATCACCTACCTCGTGCGCCAGGCTGTCGAACTCGGTGCCGACATCATCAAGGCCGATCCCACCGATGACGTGAGCATCTACCACAAGATCATCGAAGCCGCCTCCGGCATCCCGGTGCTTGTGCGCGGTGGTGGCCGTGTCAGCGACCGCGAAATCCTCGAACGCACGCAGGGACTGCTTCAACAAGGCGCCTCCGGCATCGTCTATGGCCGCAACGTCATCCAGCACCCGAATCCGAAAGGCATCACCCGCGCGTTGATGGCAATGGTACATGACGGCGCGAGCGTGGACGCTGCGCTGGCGATGGTGGAATAA
- a CDS encoding iron-containing alcohol dehydrogenase, producing the protein MNRFEFATAQRIIFGRGVIRELPALAAEFGQRALLITGSRPAQWTTRLPYVGFKTICGEPTVEDIQSGVELAKQFNADVIVAIGGGSVVDAGKAIAAMSTQPGDLMRYIEVIGEGKPLEATPLPFIAVPTTAGTGAEATRNAVIASEEHRVKASLRHLSMLPRIALIDSELAIDLPPHVTAASGMDALTQCLEAFVCSRAQPMTDALCLDGIQRAVRSLERAFQNGHDLDAREDMALCALNSGIALANAGLGAVHGFAAPIGGMFHAPHGAVCAALLAPVWEMNSKRVQNRTKFDQIDAMLGGDAVSWLHSITQRLQIPKLSAWGIQDSDLDEIARKAAAASSMKANPVSLTHDELVTILRAAL; encoded by the coding sequence ATGAACCGCTTCGAATTCGCCACCGCCCAGCGCATCATTTTCGGTCGTGGCGTGATCCGTGAACTGCCTGCTCTCGCCGCTGAATTCGGCCAAAGAGCACTCCTCATCACCGGCAGCCGCCCAGCACAATGGACAACCCGGCTGCCTTACGTTGGCTTCAAAACAATTTGTGGCGAACCGACCGTCGAGGACATCCAAAGCGGTGTTGAACTCGCGAAACAGTTCAACGCCGATGTCATCGTCGCCATCGGCGGCGGCAGTGTGGTCGATGCGGGCAAGGCCATCGCCGCCATGAGCACACAGCCGGGTGATTTGATGCGCTACATCGAAGTCATCGGTGAAGGCAAACCGCTCGAAGCCACGCCGCTGCCCTTCATCGCTGTTCCCACCACGGCAGGCACCGGTGCCGAGGCCACGCGCAACGCCGTCATTGCGAGTGAAGAACACCGCGTCAAAGCCAGCCTGCGCCATCTCTCGATGCTGCCGCGCATCGCCTTGATCGATTCCGAACTCGCCATCGATCTCCCGCCGCATGTCACCGCCGCCAGCGGCATGGACGCGCTCACGCAGTGCCTCGAAGCCTTCGTCTGCTCCCGTGCGCAGCCCATGACCGACGCGTTGTGCCTCGACGGCATTCAGCGTGCCGTGCGTTCGCTCGAACGCGCCTTTCAAAACGGTCACGACCTCGATGCACGCGAAGACATGGCCCTCTGCGCTCTCAACAGCGGCATTGCTCTCGCCAACGCTGGTCTCGGGGCCGTCCACGGCTTCGCCGCACCGATTGGCGGCATGTTTCACGCGCCACACGGCGCCGTCTGCGCCGCTCTGCTCGCTCCCGTTTGGGAAATGAACTCCAAACGCGTGCAGAACCGCACGAAGTTTGATCAGATCGACGCGATGCTCGGCGGCGATGCCGTTTCGTGGCTGCACAGTATCACCCAGCGTCTCCAAATCCCCAAACTCAGCGCCTGGGGCATTCAAGACAGCGATCTCGACGAGATCGCCCGCAAAGCCGCTGCTGCGAGCAGCATGAAGGCGAATCCTGTCTCGCTGACGCATGACGAGCTGGTCACGATCTTGCGAGCGGCCTTGTAA
- a CDS encoding class I SAM-dependent RNA methyltransferase, whose protein sequence is MEPPRKFNPHPFAYHQELDVRIDNLTNEGAGVARVDGWVVFVPFTLAGELVKCRVFRNHKNYSEADLMEVLEPAPNRVTPKCALFGQCGGCQYQHLAYAEQLQSKQRQVAELLKHMAKIEHPVREVIPSPVEYGYRSKITPHFHRPKSGGIGAIGFLRARTRNAMVDVEHCPIAMPELNAQLAAVRERARANSDTFKNGATLLMRAAKNGVLTRSDEIAIEDVDGVRFEFQAGDFFQNNPFILPKFVRHAIDEAKATGARHLVDAYCGSGLFAISAARDFEQVIGVEISESAVKKAAHNAEINSLTNCRFIAADAQHVFKDVPQAGADTVVLIDPPRAGCSPEFLQQLFAFGPKGVVYVSCNPATQMRDLVLFTEAGYKLGTVQPFDLFPQTKHLECVMTLSR, encoded by the coding sequence ATGGAACCGCCGCGCAAATTCAATCCGCATCCCTTCGCCTATCATCAAGAGCTCGACGTCAGGATCGACAATCTCACCAACGAAGGTGCCGGTGTCGCCCGTGTCGATGGCTGGGTCGTCTTCGTGCCGTTCACGCTCGCCGGTGAACTGGTGAAGTGCCGCGTCTTCCGCAATCACAAGAACTACAGCGAGGCCGATCTCATGGAGGTGCTGGAGCCAGCGCCAAATCGTGTCACGCCCAAGTGTGCGCTCTTTGGCCAGTGCGGTGGCTGCCAGTATCAGCATCTAGCGTATGCCGAGCAGCTTCAATCAAAGCAGCGCCAGGTCGCCGAACTGCTCAAGCACATGGCGAAGATCGAGCACCCCGTGCGCGAGGTCATTCCCTCGCCCGTCGAATACGGCTATCGCTCCAAGATCACGCCGCACTTTCATCGCCCGAAGAGCGGCGGCATCGGTGCTATTGGCTTTCTGCGTGCAAGGACGCGCAACGCCATGGTCGATGTCGAGCACTGTCCCATCGCCATGCCCGAGCTGAACGCTCAACTCGCCGCCGTGCGCGAACGTGCCCGTGCCAACTCCGACACCTTCAAAAACGGTGCCACGCTGCTCATGCGTGCCGCGAAAAACGGCGTCCTCACCCGCAGCGATGAAATAGCCATCGAAGACGTGGACGGCGTCCGCTTCGAGTTCCAGGCCGGCGATTTCTTCCAGAACAATCCCTTCATTCTGCCCAAGTTCGTCCGCCACGCCATCGACGAGGCCAAAGCCACCGGTGCGAGGCATCTCGTCGATGCCTACTGCGGCAGCGGCCTCTTCGCGATCAGCGCCGCCCGCGACTTCGAGCAGGTCATCGGCGTCGAGATCTCCGAGAGCGCCGTCAAAAAAGCCGCGCACAACGCCGAGATCAACTCGCTCACCAACTGCCGTTTCATCGCCGCCGATGCGCAGCATGTCTTCAAAGACGTGCCGCAGGCCGGAGCCGACACCGTCGTGCTCATCGACCCGCCGCGTGCAGGATGCAGCCCCGAGTTCTTGCAGCAGCTTTTCGCCTTCGGCCCGAAAGGCGTCGTCTATGTCTCCTGCAATCCCGCCACGCAGATGCGCGACCTCGTCCTCTTCACCGAAGCCGGCTACAAACTCGGCACCGTACAGCCCTTCGACCTCTTCCCGCAGACCAAGCATCTCGAATGCGTCATGACGTTGAGCCGATGA
- a CDS encoding outer membrane lipoprotein-sorting protein, which yields MKHLLLLTLLLAPVLRAQEAQPKTAEEILRIVRLSYALQNHKMSGHLRDDATGRIEPLTLTMENQVMRFLFTNPPKEIVHLDLNTSPATLYQVRAGGSSQVQGNQYAASVRGMAFNYEDLSLRFLYWPRPQLMGEGRVSGQKCWIVRVTNPGKDGPYYVVDIYVHQGSGGAAKMEAYDRNSKVVKKYQVTKVQKVDKATVLKELKIETINPFNGDVKGRTYMIMENPEKK from the coding sequence ATGAAACACCTCCTTCTTCTCACTCTGCTGCTCGCGCCCGTTCTGCGCGCCCAGGAAGCCCAGCCAAAAACCGCCGAGGAAATCCTCCGCATCGTGCGTCTCAGCTACGCCCTGCAAAACCACAAGATGAGCGGCCATCTCCGCGACGACGCCACGGGCCGCATCGAACCGCTGACCCTCACGATGGAGAATCAGGTCATGCGTTTCCTTTTCACCAACCCGCCGAAGGAAATCGTCCACCTCGACCTGAACACCTCTCCTGCCACGCTCTATCAGGTGCGCGCAGGCGGCTCCTCGCAGGTTCAGGGGAATCAATACGCTGCCAGCGTGCGCGGCATGGCATTCAACTATGAAGACCTCTCCCTGCGCTTCCTCTACTGGCCGCGTCCGCAGTTGATGGGCGAGGGTCGCGTCAGTGGACAGAAGTGCTGGATCGTGCGCGTCACCAATCCTGGAAAAGACGGCCCTTATTACGTCGTGGACATCTATGTGCATCAGGGCAGCGGCGGTGCCGCGAAGATGGAGGCCTACGACCGCAACAGCAAGGTCGTGAAGAAATACCAGGTCACCAAGGTGCAGAAAGTGGACAAAGCCACCGTGCTCAAGGAGTTGAAGATCGAGACGATCAATCCCTTCAACGGCGACGTCAAAGGCCGCACCTACATGATCATGGAAAACCCGGAGAAGAAGTGA